The DNA sequence TCGCTCAAGATAAAGATAACCTGATTCTGACCTTTGGGGATATGCTGCGGGTCCCCGGCACAAAATCCAGCCTGGAGAAAGAACGCGCCAAAAATGGCAATGTCAGGATAGTTTATTCTGCGCTGGATAGCCTGACGGTTGCCCGGCAGAGCCCACTTAAAAAAGTGATATTTTTAGCCGTAGGCTTTGAAACTACAGCCCCTACTATAGCCTTGAGCCTTCTTTCGGCGAAGAAACAGAATTTAAAGAACCTTTTTTTTCTATCTTCGCTGAAGCTGATTCCGCCGGCAATGGATTATCTGGCCAGGGATAAAAGGTTAAAACTCTCTGGTTTTCTCTGCCCGGGGCATGTCTCCTGTATCATCGGCACCCAGGCATACGAATTTATCCTAAAAAAATATAAAATAGGCTGCTGTATCACAGGTTTTGAGCCTTTGGATATTTTAGAAGGTATTTACTTTCTCATACAGCAATTCCTCAGGCATAAGCCCTGCCTTAAAAATCAATATACGCGCGCAGTAAGCCCGCAGGGAAATCCGGCCGCCAAAAAAGTTATTTCCCGGGTCTTTAAAGTATCTTCTGCTTCCTGGCGCGGCTTAGGCAAAATCCCTGATAGCGGGCTTAAGATAAAAGACGAATTCTCCCTATTTGACGCCGAGAAAAATTTCTCTTTTAACGACCAACGACCAACGACCAACGACCAACGACCAAAATGCCGATGCGGCGATGTTTTAAAAGGCCTGATTTCTCCGCAAGTATGCCCCTTATTCTCAAAGGCCTGTTGTCCGGAGCACCCCATAGGCCCCTGTATGGTCTCAAACGAAGGAGCTTGCAGTGCGTATTATAAATATAGAAAATAATTTAACAAAATTTAAATCCCGAATCCCAAATTCCACATCCCAAACAATTTCCAAATCTCAATTTCCAAATTCCAAGCCTATAAGTTTTGGTCATTGGACATTGTTTGTAATTTGGTGTTTGGTTATTGGAATTTTATCCGGCTGCGCGCAAAAAGATGAAGTACAGCAGGCACAGGATTATCTTAAGGCATCCGAAAATTATTATCAGCGCGCGGTCAGCCTCTATAAAGATTTAATTGCTAAAGACAAGGATTCAGCCAGGTTGCGTTTTGAGTTGGGCCGGTTATACTATAATCAGGGAGAATTAAAACAGGCAATAGAAGAATTTAAGCAGGCCGATTACCCCGAGGCAAAGAAATTTCTGGCGATTGCCTATTATCGGATGGGTAATTTTACCGACGCGCTGGAGGCCTTTGCCAAGGAGAAAAGCAGCGACGATGAATATCTCTATTATTATGGCTTAACCTGCGAAAAACTAAACCTCTTTGACACGGCACTCGCCCTTTATAAGAAGATACAGGGTAAAGAATTCTCCCCCCTTGCCATGGAACGGATAGACATTATCGAGAAGGCATCAGTGCCCAGGCAGATAAAAGATATCGACCCTGAAGTTTACGATATTTTAAAGGCTGCACCCACGCAGGCTGAATACCCGCAGGCAGGGGCGCTTGTATTATTCTGCGATGAAAGAATAGAGGTTACCGCGCAGAATACCCAGGTTTCAACCCTGCGCTACTTAGTCAAAATTCTAAACGAAAGAGGCAAGGAGGAATTCTCAGAAAGCCAGATAGAGTATGATTCTACCTATGAGAAGGTGGAATTGGAGTATGCCCGTATCATCAAGCCGGATGGCACGGTCGTAGAGGTAGGCAGCCGCCATATACGCGATGTTTCCAAATATTTGAACTTTCCCCTTTACAGTAACGCGCGCGTTTATATAATTTCTTTCCCAGAGATCACCGAAGGCGCAAGTATAGAATATAAAGTAAAGATCCTGCGCAATCAACTGATTAATAAAAAAGATTTTTTTACCGTTTACCCGCTGCAGGCGCAAGAGCCGATTATGACGGCACATTTTAGCATTGTTTTACCTAAAGACAAGCCGTTACACATAAAGACATTAAACGATAAATATAATGATTTTGGCGCCAATCTCAAGTGCCAGCCGCAGCAAGAGGATGGCCGTTTGATTTACGGCTGGCATTTTAAGGATATTCCTCAAATCATCCCTGAATCCAATATGCCGCCGGATGCGCAAATAAATCCTTCGGTCCTTGCCTCTACATTTTCGTCCTGGCAGGAGGTTTATGCCTGGTGGTGGAAACTGGCGCAGGAAACGATCAGGGCGGATTCAGCCATAAAAAGTAAGGTCCGGGAATTAACTGTAAATTGCGGTTCCGAAGAAGAAAAGGCCAAGACAATTTATAATTTTTGCGCCCAAAAAATCCGTTACGTAGCGGTAGAATACGGGCAGGCAGGCTATGAACCGCACCCAGCCGCGGATATTTTCCGGAATAAATACGGCGACTGTAAAGACCAGGCAATACTCTTAGTGACTATATTAAAGGAGGCGGGCCTTTCCGCCTGGCCGGTGCTTATACCAACCAGGGCGTCCTATGCTTTAAACGAAGATTTCCCGGCGATGTTTTTCAATCATTGTATTGCCGCGGTGGAGCTAAAAGATAAAATTATTTTTATGGACCCTACTGCCCAGACTTGCCCCTTCGGCGACCTGCCGGAAGATGACCAGGGCCGCGCGGCGTTAATAGTCAAAGAAAACGGTTATCAAATCCTGGATACGCCGCTATATCCGGCCAGCCACAACCTTAAAAAACAGGAACTCATGGTTAAAATTAACAGCGATGAGAGTATAGCCGTTGAAGGAGCTATTTTTACTTATGGAATTTATGACCAGGCGCAGAGGTATTGGATACTTTATACGCCTCCGGAGCTGATTCGCGAGGCGCTGAAAGAGAGAATACAGTCTATCTCCATAGGGGCAACGCTGGATAAATATAATATAGAAAACGTATCCGATCTTAATACGCCGGTAGTATTAAGATATTCCTTTAAGGGCCCGGAGTACTTTACCGTTGCCGGAGAGAATAGGATTATGCCGCAGTTGGCTCACCTGGATACAACGCTAACGGCAAAAGATAACCGTAAATACCCGATAGACTTCTCCGTTTTAGATATTGAAGAGGCCGCCGTCGAAATAGAAATCCCGCAGTATTTCAGCGTAAGTCATATGCCGCCGGGCGTTTTGGAAGATTCCCCATGGTTTAAATTTATAGTTGAATATAACCAAAAAAATAATAAGATATACTTTAGGCAGAGGATAGAATTAAAAAAGAGTATTGTTCCCGAAAAGGAATACCCCGATTTTAAAGTTTTCTTTGAAGGCCTGGCCAAGAAGATCAAGCAGAGGATAGTTCTGGAGAAAGGATAAAGATGGCACCCAAGAAGGACCCCCTGGGGCAAGAACGCAGGCAGTATATCAGGTTGGACTCGGTATTCCCCGTGCAATTCCGCATCTTAAGCCTCGATGGCAAGCAGGAATTTTCTGATTGGCTGCAGGGTTTTACTAATAATATCAGTAAAGGCGGCATATGCCTTTCGGTCAATAATTTAAAACCCGAATTGGTTAACCTCGTCAAGGGCCGGCAGGTGAAGCTGGCTTTGAATATAGAAATACCCCTGGCAATAAATCCGGCATCAGCATCCGCAAAGGTGACATGGGTTAAAGATATAGCCACGCAGCCTGATAAACACCTTATAGGATTAAGTTACGAAGAAATTGCCTCTTCGGCGAACAGCCGGTTGATACGTTACGCAATAACAAAAAGATTATTTGCCCCGGTTGTGTTTACTATAATTTTTATACTCGGCTTAGGCTTTGCCGCCGGAAGCTACATAAACCTAAAACTAATCAAAGGCAATAAGGTCCTCGTTGAACAACTGGTCAATATTTTACAGGAGTCCAGCGTTGCTAAACAGACGATAAAACAGATAAATAAGGAAAGGGAAGACTTGCAATTGAAGATTCAGGCGCTAGAGCTGCGTATGCAGACAGTAGAGGACGAAAAGGGCGCCTTAAGTGAAAAGATTCGATTAGAGGAAAAAGCAAAGTTGGAGGAGAAGGTTAAGTTTAAGGAGAGCGAAACAGCCAAGAAGATAGGAGAATTCAATAGTTTGCTGGAGCAGTTGACCCGGGAAAAGGCTATCCTGCAGGAACAACTAATCGCCGTACAACATAAAGAAAACAAGGTTACCGAAGACCTCCTGCGCTTGGACCAGAAGAAGGCTACCCTAGAGAAGGCAAACCTGGACAAGATGTACCAGTGGTTAAAAGTACATCAGAATCCGCACACGGGCCTGGTGATGAGTTTTGAGGGGGATAACGATATGGCCAATTTGGGGTTTACTTATGACCAGTCCCTGGTAGCTCAGGCCTATACAAACTTTTCCGATTTTGAGCGGGCAAGAAGAATGTTAGACTTCTTTGCTAAGAAGGCAAAACGGCAGGGAAGGAGTTTTTATAACGCATATTATGTCAATGACGGAAACCC is a window from the Candidatus Omnitrophota bacterium genome containing:
- the hypD gene encoding hydrogenase formation protein HypD, whose amino-acid sequence is MRYVDEFRDIGLINKISQRINSIMPRQNINIMEVCGTHTQNFFRFGLDKLLPDNLKLISGPGCPVCVSPQEYIDRAIQLAQDKDNLILTFGDMLRVPGTKSSLEKERAKNGNVRIVYSALDSLTVARQSPLKKVIFLAVGFETTAPTIALSLLSAKKQNLKNLFFLSSLKLIPPAMDYLARDKRLKLSGFLCPGHVSCIIGTQAYEFILKKYKIGCCITGFEPLDILEGIYFLIQQFLRHKPCLKNQYTRAVSPQGNPAAKKVISRVFKVSSASWRGLGKIPDSGLKIKDEFSLFDAEKNFSFNDQRPTTNDQRPKCRCGDVLKGLISPQVCPLFSKACCPEHPIGPCMVSNEGACSAYYKYRK
- a CDS encoding DUF3857 domain-containing protein, giving the protein MVIGILSGCAQKDEVQQAQDYLKASENYYQRAVSLYKDLIAKDKDSARLRFELGRLYYNQGELKQAIEEFKQADYPEAKKFLAIAYYRMGNFTDALEAFAKEKSSDDEYLYYYGLTCEKLNLFDTALALYKKIQGKEFSPLAMERIDIIEKASVPRQIKDIDPEVYDILKAAPTQAEYPQAGALVLFCDERIEVTAQNTQVSTLRYLVKILNERGKEEFSESQIEYDSTYEKVELEYARIIKPDGTVVEVGSRHIRDVSKYLNFPLYSNARVYIISFPEITEGASIEYKVKILRNQLINKKDFFTVYPLQAQEPIMTAHFSIVLPKDKPLHIKTLNDKYNDFGANLKCQPQQEDGRLIYGWHFKDIPQIIPESNMPPDAQINPSVLASTFSSWQEVYAWWWKLAQETIRADSAIKSKVRELTVNCGSEEEKAKTIYNFCAQKIRYVAVEYGQAGYEPHPAADIFRNKYGDCKDQAILLVTILKEAGLSAWPVLIPTRASYALNEDFPAMFFNHCIAAVELKDKIIFMDPTAQTCPFGDLPEDDQGRAALIVKENGYQILDTPLYPASHNLKKQELMVKINSDESIAVEGAIFTYGIYDQAQRYWILYTPPELIREALKERIQSISIGATLDKYNIENVSDLNTPVVLRYSFKGPEYFTVAGENRIMPQLAHLDTTLTAKDNRKYPIDFSVLDIEEAAVEIEIPQYFSVSHMPPGVLEDSPWFKFIVEYNQKNNKIYFRQRIELKKSIVPEKEYPDFKVFFEGLAKKIKQRIVLEKG
- a CDS encoding PilZ domain-containing protein; the encoded protein is MAPKKDPLGQERRQYIRLDSVFPVQFRILSLDGKQEFSDWLQGFTNNISKGGICLSVNNLKPELVNLVKGRQVKLALNIEIPLAINPASASAKVTWVKDIATQPDKHLIGLSYEEIASSANSRLIRYAITKRLFAPVVFTIIFILGLGFAAGSYINLKLIKGNKVLVEQLVNILQESSVAKQTIKQINKEREDLQLKIQALELRMQTVEDEKGALSEKIRLEEKAKLEEKVKFKESETAKKIGEFNSLLEQLTREKAILQEQLIAVQHKENKVTEDLLRLDQKKATLEKANLDKMYQWLKVHQNPHTGLVMSFEGDNDMANLGFTYDQSLVAQAYTNFSDFERARRMLDFFAKKAKRQGRSFYNAYYVNDGNPAEAIVHSGPNIWLGIAILQYTQKSQDHNYLKTAEEIASDIMDLQNQDSEGGLRGGPNATWYATEHNLDAYAFFNMLYKITAKKRYLDARDKILAWLTKHTYDKADIPIKRGKGDSTIATDTYAWSIAAIGPEKLEELGMNPGMIVEFAEKNCGVEVSYQRPEGQTVKVKGFDFAPQRHLARGGVVSSEWTGQMVIAFKIMADFYYKKDMVAKARSYALKADDYLNQLGNMIISSPSPSGQGESCLPYATQDFVDTGHGWMTPKGESTGSVAGTVYALFAYYNYNPLELKQ